In Desulfitobacterium chlororespirans DSM 11544, one DNA window encodes the following:
- a CDS encoding ATP-binding cassette domain-containing protein — protein sequence MADIYLHGVKEGNLKDISLTLPRNKLVIFTGLSGSGKTTLAIDVLYQECQRQYLEAIGYQGIHKPKLDELRNASPAIRITQNEYRKNPRSTVGTVTNIYTELRMIYEKLSQRTCPHCHRDIRADQCQEELEKREDEFKVYMYCNHCGYKMDKLTRTYFSYNTREGACPTCQGLGKILQVNKDNVVNEKLSLEAGAVDFWEQKYKDYQISVLYNAFQHYGVPIEPDTPVREFTNVQKAILFYGVDSDQVKEFFPDIQAPKTVGGGRFEGIYPVLWRRIAEKSGDSRGLSAYFAEQICPDCAGERLNGLSRSVTVLGTRLPELASLSLEELQDWLIKLEDSVTGTHQDLVASYLNDLKTKIRRIVKVGLGYLSLDRQTMTLSGGEAQRIKLAAILDSTLTGIIYIMDEPTIGLHPQDTQGIIQILKELRDLGNTVIVIEHDTDVMSAADFIVDIGPGAGKLGGEIVGQGSIAELKEQGSSVTGLYLNQPVREIHSYRKGTGEFIEVHRGDLYNLKNVNVRFPVGCLISVTGVSGSGKSTLVFEVLAKGKFRNQGDPMKRNHVTGTELFEQIITVEQSPVTRMKRSNVATYSGVYTEIRKIFGNLSEARRKGITPRHFSFNSRGGRCENCEGLGYVVSNMLFFEDLEVSCPVCHGDQFQDEVLSVKYKGHSIKDVLRMSVEETLAVFALHPRITKVLELLKEVGLGYLELGQTLTTLSGGEGQRLKLAKELIGNEGKPNLYLIDEPTAGLHPLDVENFLALLNRMVDAGSTVIVVEHNQQVMRASDWIIDLGPEGGHKGGRVMAAGTPEQIKSEQGSVTGRFL from the coding sequence ATGGCAGATATTTATTTGCATGGGGTTAAAGAAGGGAATCTTAAGGATATTTCTTTAACCCTGCCGAGAAATAAATTAGTGATCTTTACAGGCTTGTCGGGTTCAGGAAAAACAACTCTGGCGATCGATGTCCTCTACCAAGAGTGTCAGAGACAGTATTTGGAGGCTATCGGGTACCAAGGGATTCATAAACCGAAGCTGGATGAGTTGCGCAATGCCTCTCCAGCCATACGCATCACTCAAAATGAATACCGCAAAAATCCTCGTTCTACAGTGGGTACGGTAACCAATATCTATACTGAACTGCGGATGATTTATGAGAAGCTTAGTCAACGGACCTGTCCTCATTGCCATAGAGACATCAGAGCGGATCAATGCCAGGAGGAACTGGAGAAGAGGGAAGATGAGTTTAAAGTCTATATGTACTGCAATCATTGCGGCTACAAAATGGACAAACTAACCCGGACTTATTTTTCCTATAACACCCGGGAAGGGGCCTGCCCGACCTGTCAAGGCTTAGGGAAGATACTACAGGTCAATAAGGATAATGTAGTCAATGAAAAGCTGTCGTTGGAAGCTGGAGCCGTCGATTTTTGGGAGCAAAAATATAAGGACTACCAAATCTCAGTTCTCTACAATGCCTTTCAGCATTATGGTGTTCCTATTGAACCGGACACCCCGGTGAGAGAATTTACTAATGTGCAAAAAGCCATTCTCTTTTACGGCGTGGACAGCGACCAAGTTAAGGAGTTTTTCCCGGATATCCAGGCACCAAAAACGGTGGGGGGAGGAAGATTCGAAGGAATCTATCCCGTTTTGTGGCGGCGCATCGCTGAAAAAAGCGGTGACTCCAGAGGGTTATCCGCTTACTTTGCCGAGCAAATCTGCCCGGACTGCGCGGGGGAACGCTTGAATGGGTTAAGCCGCAGTGTGACCGTATTAGGAACCCGCTTACCGGAACTGGCTTCATTATCATTAGAGGAGTTGCAGGATTGGCTGATCAAGCTGGAGGATTCGGTAACCGGCACCCATCAAGACCTTGTGGCATCCTATCTTAATGATTTGAAAACAAAGATACGAAGGATTGTCAAGGTGGGGTTGGGCTATTTATCTCTGGACCGCCAAACCATGACCTTATCCGGCGGGGAAGCCCAGAGAATTAAATTGGCGGCAATTTTAGACTCCACATTGACCGGGATTATCTATATTATGGATGAACCCACTATCGGTCTTCATCCCCAGGATACCCAGGGGATCATCCAGATTCTTAAGGAGTTAAGGGACTTAGGCAATACCGTCATCGTTATTGAACATGATACGGATGTGATGAGTGCCGCAGATTTCATTGTCGATATAGGTCCGGGTGCAGGGAAACTTGGCGGCGAGATTGTCGGCCAGGGCAGCATTGCTGAACTGAAGGAGCAAGGCAGCTCCGTTACCGGCCTTTATCTTAACCAGCCTGTACGGGAAATCCACTCTTACCGCAAAGGAACGGGGGAGTTTATCGAAGTCCATCGTGGCGATCTCTATAATCTTAAGAACGTCAATGTAAGATTTCCGGTAGGGTGTTTAATAAGTGTGACCGGTGTCTCGGGCTCCGGAAAATCCACCTTGGTGTTTGAGGTCTTAGCCAAAGGAAAGTTCAGAAATCAAGGGGATCCCATGAAGCGCAATCATGTCACGGGTACTGAACTATTTGAGCAGATTATCACCGTAGAGCAATCTCCCGTTACCCGGATGAAACGCTCTAATGTGGCCACCTATTCCGGTGTCTACACAGAAATCAGGAAGATTTTTGGCAATCTAAGTGAGGCGAGAAGGAAGGGAATTACCCCCAGGCACTTTTCCTTCAATAGCCGGGGAGGCCGCTGTGAGAATTGCGAAGGGCTGGGCTATGTGGTCAGCAATATGTTGTTCTTTGAGGATTTGGAGGTTTCCTGCCCGGTCTGTCATGGCGACCAGTTTCAGGATGAAGTGCTTTCAGTAAAGTATAAGGGACACAGTATTAAAGATGTCCTGCGCATGTCCGTGGAAGAGACCTTGGCAGTCTTCGCCCTGCATCCCCGGATTACTAAAGTCCTGGAGCTGCTTAAAGAAGTGGGCTTAGGCTATCTTGAGCTGGGGCAGACTCTGACTACTTTATCCGGCGGTGAAGGGCAACGCCTCAAGCTGGCTAAGGAACTGATCGGCAACGAGGGAAAGCCGAATCTCTATCTCATTGATGAACCCACAGCAGGACTCCATCCGCTGGATGTAGAGAACTTTCTGGCTCTGCTGAACCGGATGGTGGATGCCGGGAGCACAGTCATTGTGGTGGAGCATAACCAACAAGTTATGCGGGCATCCGATTGGATTATCGACCTCGGTCCCGAAGGGGGCCACAAAGGGGGCAGGGTCATGGCGGCTGGAACACCTGAACAGATAAAAAGTGAGCAGGGCTCAGTTACGGGAAGGTTTCTTTGA
- a CDS encoding ADP-ribosylglycohydrolase family protein, whose product MLGAVVGDIIGSVYEFANIKSKDFPLFSSRSRFTDDTVLTMATMDALIHKLPFGKAYRAWFQRYPQAGYGRSFKAWAESGQNEPYNSWGNGSAMRVSPIGFYYKTLDEVLAAAKQSAEVTHSHPEGIKGAQATAAAVFLAKHGETKSKLKETVEQEFGYNLNEPLAKIRNGYTFDVSCQGSVPQAIRAFLESENFEDAIRNAISIGGDSDTIACITGALAEAYYGHVPEEIKKQALTYLDDPLQVLLNNFYGVVQD is encoded by the coding sequence ATGCTCGGAGCTGTCGTTGGCGATATCATTGGTTCTGTCTATGAATTCGCGAATATAAAGAGTAAGGACTTTCCGCTGTTTTCCTCCCGTTCACGGTTTACGGATGATACTGTATTGACCATGGCCACTATGGATGCACTTATCCATAAGCTGCCTTTCGGGAAAGCCTATCGGGCCTGGTTTCAGCGGTACCCCCAGGCAGGATATGGGCGGAGTTTCAAAGCCTGGGCCGAGTCCGGTCAGAATGAGCCCTACAACAGTTGGGGCAATGGTTCCGCTATGCGGGTCAGCCCCATCGGCTTTTACTATAAAACACTGGATGAAGTGCTGGCGGCAGCCAAGCAGAGTGCCGAAGTCACCCATAGTCATCCTGAAGGAATCAAGGGAGCTCAGGCCACGGCAGCGGCTGTATTTCTCGCTAAGCATGGAGAAACAAAAAGTAAGCTGAAAGAGACGGTTGAGCAGGAGTTCGGTTATAATCTGAATGAACCCTTAGCGAAGATCAGGAATGGGTATACCTTTGATGTCTCCTGCCAAGGCAGTGTACCCCAGGCTATCCGGGCCTTCCTGGAGTCTGAGAACTTTGAAGATGCCATAAGAAATGCCATATCCATCGGCGGGGACAGTGATACCATCGCTTGCATAACGGGAGCCTTGGCAGAAGCCTATTATGGTCATGTCCCCGAAGAGATTAAAAAGCAGGCCTTAACTTATCTGGATGATCCGCTCCAGGTCTTATTGAATAACTTTTATGGAGTTGTTCAAGATTAG
- a CDS encoding YitT family protein, with the protein MVEEEAIVQACLTRNHQKMKIRSLVKRAFFITFGAVAMAFGLEGILIPNHIIDGGVTGVSMMLSHLTPIKLGVFLFLLNLPFFFLGYKQIGKTFAVSMLYGILTLAVSTFLMHDLAPVVHDEILAVVFGGLMLGFGVGLVIRNGGVLDGTETLAILIEKKLPFSVGEIIMIINVIIFSVAAFVYGLDNALYSMLTYYIAFKTIDIVVKGFEDMKSVYIISECNQVIAETIMQRLGRGVTYLKGEGSFSGDDKNIIFCVFTRLEEAKMKDIIREIDPSAFVIISDVGEVKGGRFKKRDIH; encoded by the coding sequence TTGGTTGAAGAAGAAGCTATAGTACAAGCCTGTTTAACAAGAAATCATCAAAAGATGAAAATAAGAAGCCTCGTGAAGAGGGCGTTTTTTATAACCTTCGGAGCGGTTGCAATGGCTTTTGGCCTTGAGGGGATATTGATTCCTAATCATATTATTGATGGAGGAGTTACCGGAGTCTCCATGATGCTTTCCCATTTAACCCCCATCAAACTCGGGGTATTTTTATTTCTGCTTAACTTACCTTTCTTTTTTCTGGGGTATAAGCAAATTGGCAAGACCTTTGCGGTGAGCATGCTTTACGGAATTCTCACTTTGGCTGTTTCAACCTTCCTCATGCATGATTTGGCCCCTGTAGTGCATGACGAGATTTTGGCTGTGGTTTTCGGTGGTTTGATGCTGGGCTTTGGAGTCGGCTTGGTTATCCGTAACGGCGGAGTTCTCGATGGAACGGAGACATTAGCCATTCTTATCGAGAAAAAACTTCCTTTCTCCGTAGGCGAGATTATCATGATTATCAATGTTATTATTTTCTCCGTGGCTGCCTTTGTCTATGGCCTGGATAACGCCTTATATTCCATGTTAACCTACTATATTGCTTTTAAGACCATCGATATCGTGGTTAAAGGCTTTGAAGATATGAAGTCCGTTTATATCATCAGTGAATGCAATCAGGTCATCGCCGAAACCATTATGCAAAGATTAGGCCGTGGAGTGACCTATTTAAAAGGAGAGGGCTCCTTCTCCGGAGACGATAAGAATATCATTTTCTGTGTTTTTACCCGGCTGGAAGAAGCCAAAATGAAAGATATTATCAGGGAAATCGATCCCTCTGCCTTTGTGATTATCTCAGATGTGGGAGAAGTCAAAGGTGGGAGGTTTAAGAAAAGGGATATCCATTAA
- a CDS encoding HelD family protein, protein MQDDIQGQDQEGGQAEEEQYYLSEVLDLVNQQMEEELKNAALSKEELIAFRKEMYENTVHYSRDFTRLTEMNQYLAVVKNQTEKVTHTTRRVERYKKILGSPYFGRFDFQEEGYEREKIYIGLYNVIDARTQDVRVYDWRAPISSIFYRYELGEAKYQAPLGEIKGEVSLKRQYKIRHSQLKYFFDSSLRITDDALQEILGRNSSPTMRQIVETLQKEQDEIIRDRSNEVLIVQGVAGSGKTSVALHRIAYLMYEGFNSRLRSNNILIISPNDVFCQYISTVLPELGEENVLQATFDDLICRVFSGRFRVETRDQQLELLLNRQNTPLGSRKEKNIMFKGSRSFLKLLDRLIYHYGHQLIEFEDVYYHGQLIESKQLIKSRFLNNKIGIPMTKQLKRIEKTLWERIHPLQKERRVVLTRLVAVNPEHLLEIKPYARLLALREAHALKERIHRFTEVDYQAVYERLLKDRRLLGKLAHGLELPEGIEELLAGTLEDMAKGELSYEDSAALFYLKLRLEGEHYSDIRQVVIDEAQDYSPLQYQVFKLLFPNAHFTVLGDVAQSIERSGDEAAYDQVKEILDRPHTLKLTLSKGYRSTFEISAFAQRIYGESRGGFPFERHGPEPEVKLAANLQEMTEKMVQDIAAFQEEGFETIAVIGKTFAECQEIYKRLQQKIKVRLVHPREGEMEKGILIIPAYGAKGLEFDCALIHGADAQNYQSELDKRLLYIACTRALHRLQLYAVGEESPFLRFSML, encoded by the coding sequence ATGCAGGACGATATACAAGGCCAAGACCAGGAGGGGGGCCAAGCAGAGGAGGAGCAGTACTATCTGTCGGAAGTCCTGGATTTAGTCAATCAGCAGATGGAGGAAGAACTGAAGAATGCGGCATTAAGCAAGGAAGAACTGATCGCCTTTCGTAAAGAAATGTATGAAAATACTGTTCACTATTCCAGGGATTTTACCCGGCTGACTGAAATGAATCAATACCTTGCTGTCGTTAAAAACCAGACAGAAAAGGTTACCCATACCACCAGGAGAGTGGAGCGCTATAAAAAAATCCTGGGCTCTCCCTATTTTGGACGCTTTGATTTTCAGGAAGAAGGCTATGAGCGGGAGAAGATCTATATCGGCCTTTATAATGTGATTGATGCCCGCACTCAGGATGTCCGGGTATACGATTGGCGGGCACCCATCTCCAGCATTTTTTACCGCTATGAGTTAGGTGAGGCCAAGTACCAGGCTCCGCTGGGGGAAATCAAGGGTGAGGTTTCCTTAAAAAGACAGTATAAGATTAGACACTCCCAGTTGAAGTATTTCTTTGACAGCAGTCTCCGCATCACGGATGATGCCCTTCAGGAGATTCTGGGCAGGAATTCTTCGCCCACTATGCGGCAAATTGTGGAAACACTGCAAAAGGAACAGGACGAAATTATCCGGGATAGGTCAAATGAAGTGCTGATCGTGCAGGGGGTGGCCGGCAGCGGTAAAACCTCCGTCGCCTTGCATCGCATTGCTTATTTAATGTATGAGGGCTTTAACTCCCGCCTGCGTTCCAATAATATCCTGATCATCTCGCCCAATGATGTGTTCTGTCAGTACATTTCCACAGTGCTTCCTGAATTAGGGGAAGAGAATGTGTTGCAGGCTACTTTCGACGATTTAATCTGCCGCGTCTTTTCAGGGAGATTCAGGGTGGAGACCAGGGATCAACAGCTGGAGCTTCTGCTGAACCGGCAGAACACACCACTGGGCAGCCGCAAGGAAAAGAACATCATGTTCAAAGGGTCCCGGTCCTTTTTAAAGCTCTTGGATCGCTTGATTTATCATTATGGCCATCAGCTTATCGAGTTTGAGGATGTCTATTACCACGGCCAATTAATCGAATCCAAACAGTTGATTAAAAGCCGCTTTTTGAATAATAAAATTGGCATACCCATGACCAAGCAGCTTAAACGTATCGAGAAAACTTTATGGGAACGGATTCATCCTTTGCAGAAAGAACGCAGAGTTGTTCTGACCCGACTTGTCGCCGTAAACCCGGAGCATTTGCTGGAGATCAAACCCTATGCCCGGCTTCTGGCCTTAAGGGAGGCTCATGCTTTAAAAGAAAGAATTCATCGATTTACCGAGGTGGATTATCAAGCGGTTTATGAGCGCTTATTGAAGGACCGCCGGCTTTTGGGCAAGCTGGCCCACGGCTTGGAGCTTCCTGAGGGGATTGAGGAGCTGTTGGCGGGAACCCTTGAAGATATGGCTAAAGGAGAGCTTAGTTATGAAGACAGCGCCGCCTTGTTCTATCTTAAGCTGAGACTGGAGGGAGAACATTACTCGGATATAAGGCAAGTGGTGATCGATGAAGCCCAGGACTATAGCCCCCTGCAGTACCAGGTGTTTAAGCTTTTGTTCCCCAACGCTCATTTCACTGTCCTGGGGGATGTGGCCCAAAGCATTGAGCGCAGTGGGGATGAGGCAGCCTATGACCAGGTTAAGGAAATCCTTGACCGCCCCCATACCCTTAAACTTACCTTAAGCAAAGGTTATCGCTCAACCTTTGAAATCAGTGCCTTTGCCCAGAGAATTTATGGAGAAAGCCGAGGCGGTTTTCCCTTTGAACGACACGGTCCGGAACCGGAAGTAAAGCTCGCCGCCAACCTGCAGGAGATGACGGAAAAAATGGTTCAGGACATTGCGGCTTTTCAGGAAGAGGGATTTGAAACCATTGCCGTGATCGGCAAGACCTTTGCGGAATGTCAGGAGATCTACAAGAGGCTTCAGCAGAAAATCAAAGTCCGTCTGGTTCATCCCCGGGAAGGGGAAATGGAGAAAGGGATTTTAATCATCCCGGCCTATGGGGCAAAAGGGCTGGAATTTGATTGTGCGTTGATTCATGGAGCGGATGCGCAGAATTACCAAAGCGAACTGGACAAACGGCTGCTCTATATCGCCTGCACCAGGGCTCTGCATCGTTTGCAGCTCTATGCTGTAGGCGAAGAAAGCCCTTTCTTGCGGTTCAGTATGCTTTAA
- a CDS encoding arsenate reductase family protein — translation MQFICYSRCTTCQKARKWLEEKKLSFEVRDIKGDNPTFAELQTWYKLSGLPLKRFFNTSGQQYKSLNLKDRLPMMTEEEQLNLLATDGMLVKRPLLLGEDFVLTGFKETEWEERLNNL, via the coding sequence ATGCAATTTATATGTTATTCCAGATGCACGACGTGTCAAAAAGCACGGAAATGGTTAGAGGAAAAGAAGCTTTCCTTTGAAGTCCGCGATATCAAAGGAGATAATCCAACCTTTGCCGAACTGCAGACATGGTATAAACTTAGCGGGTTGCCCTTGAAACGTTTCTTTAACACCAGCGGTCAACAGTATAAGAGCTTAAATCTCAAGGATAGGCTGCCGATGATGACTGAAGAAGAGCAGTTGAACCTTCTGGCTACCGATGGCATGCTGGTGAAACGCCCCCTTTTGCTGGGGGAGGATTTTGTACTGACAGGTTTTAAAGAAACTGAATGGGAAGAGAGACTAAATAACTTATAA
- the brnQ gene encoding branched-chain amino acid transport system II carrier protein has protein sequence MKLSSKDILITGFALLAMFFGAGNLIFPPMLGLQSGEQLSWALLGFIATGVGLPFLGVTAVAKAGGDLELLANRVHPAFSKIITTISVLCIGPLLAIPRTAATTYEVAIAPVTQSIHPQLALLLTSVAFFAITLFFVLRPTQILDSVGKILTPLMLIFLAIIIYVGVTHPLGTMAQSSYTNPFSRGFLEGYNTMDAIASVIFGMIIVKGIKDKGVTDNNQIARITITAGMIAAAGLCFIYIGLAYIGATTGTLFTGTNHGQMLIFVSESLLGVLGRTIIGVVMALACLTTSIGLVASCGEYFSRLTHNRVSYNTVAIITTLVSFILANMGLANILKISVPLLEFVYPIIIVLIMLALLHNFYKGRRAVYVWTTGIIVLFVILDTLYDLGAALGINLAFIRDGLNLLPFYHLGLGWLIPAVLTLVLSVVFTANKSVKA, from the coding sequence ATGAAGCTTTCCAGCAAGGACATTTTAATTACAGGATTCGCACTTTTAGCTATGTTTTTTGGGGCAGGTAACCTGATTTTTCCCCCTATGCTTGGTTTGCAAAGTGGAGAGCAGCTTTCCTGGGCTTTATTGGGTTTTATTGCCACAGGAGTTGGCCTTCCTTTTTTAGGAGTAACTGCGGTGGCGAAAGCCGGCGGCGATTTGGAACTGCTCGCCAATCGGGTTCACCCCGCCTTCAGTAAAATTATCACCACGATTTCCGTTCTCTGTATTGGTCCGCTTCTGGCTATTCCCAGAACCGCCGCTACAACGTATGAAGTAGCGATTGCTCCTGTGACCCAATCCATCCATCCTCAGTTAGCTTTGCTGCTGACGTCGGTGGCCTTTTTTGCCATCACCTTATTTTTTGTGTTAAGACCGACCCAAATCCTCGACAGTGTGGGTAAAATCCTTACCCCCCTCATGCTGATTTTTTTAGCGATTATTATTTATGTCGGAGTCACCCATCCCTTGGGAACGATGGCTCAAAGCAGCTACACCAACCCCTTTTCCCGGGGATTTTTAGAAGGTTACAATACCATGGATGCCATTGCCTCGGTGATTTTTGGCATGATTATCGTTAAAGGCATCAAAGATAAAGGGGTTACCGATAACAACCAAATAGCCAGAATCACCATTACGGCAGGGATGATTGCGGCGGCAGGTTTATGTTTTATCTACATCGGCTTAGCTTATATCGGAGCGACGACGGGTACCTTATTTACCGGTACTAATCATGGACAGATGCTGATCTTTGTCAGTGAATCCTTGTTAGGGGTCCTGGGCCGGACTATTATTGGGGTCGTGATGGCTCTGGCCTGTCTCACCACGTCGATTGGACTGGTGGCCAGCTGCGGAGAATATTTCAGCCGTTTAACCCATAACCGGGTGAGCTATAATACCGTAGCAATCATCACTACTTTGGTCAGCTTTATTTTGGCGAACATGGGCTTAGCTAATATTCTGAAGATATCCGTACCCCTGTTGGAGTTCGTCTATCCGATCATTATTGTGCTGATTATGCTTGCACTTCTTCACAACTTCTATAAAGGCCGGCGGGCAGTTTATGTATGGACAACGGGCATCATTGTACTCTTCGTCATCCTCGATACTCTCTATGATTTGGGAGCAGCCCTGGGAATCAATCTGGCCTTTATCCGGGATGGGCTGAATCTGCTGCCTTTCTATCATTTAGGTTTGGGGTGGCTGATTCCCGCTGTACTCACCTTGGTTTTAAGTGTCGTCTTTACCGCCAATAAATCCGTTAAAGCTTAG
- a CDS encoding sigma-70 family RNA polymerase sigma factor: MGIFGAQEIDKKTYVALVTEYKSTMYRLAFGYLGDEDKALEAVDEAVYLGYVHRKELREPGFFKTWLTRILINECYRLLRMGKREVSMEVLPEQGQPFPEGTLSIKMAIQDLSEDLRKVVVLRYFGGYTIADTAVLLGIPEGTVATRTRKALKILRVELSDQEGGEQYDGR, from the coding sequence ATGGGGATATTTGGCGCCCAAGAAATCGATAAAAAGACCTATGTGGCTTTGGTCACAGAGTATAAAAGCACGATGTATCGCCTTGCTTTCGGCTATCTCGGCGATGAAGACAAGGCTCTGGAGGCAGTGGATGAAGCTGTCTATTTAGGCTATGTTCATAGAAAAGAGCTGCGGGAACCCGGTTTTTTCAAGACATGGCTGACCCGAATTCTCATCAATGAATGCTATCGGCTGTTGAGAATGGGAAAACGGGAAGTGAGCATGGAAGTCCTGCCGGAGCAAGGGCAGCCTTTTCCGGAAGGCACATTATCGATCAAGATGGCCATACAAGACCTGTCTGAAGACCTCAGAAAGGTTGTCGTGCTGCGTTACTTCGGCGGTTATACCATTGCCGATACGGCCGTACTCTTGGGAATTCCGGAAGGGACGGTAGCCACCCGTACACGAAAGGCCCTAAAGATCCTAAGAGTGGAACTGAGCGATCAGGAGGGGGGAGAGCAGTATGACGGAAGATAA
- a CDS encoding DUF4179 domain-containing protein produces the protein MTEDNQDMSRNSLNGGQGWEALLAEAHAEPEGLDFVEERLENRIGLTKRKKRRKRAIYSSLSTVAAALVFIFLVNTNAAFAHTLSRIPVIGQLIEYIQFDKSLSRAIDNKYIQEVDLTAWDGDKRLGLPYVLADAKNLVLFFQLPDDFELGADQWAHIHLKEMREGRTGEKLEGFAYTTSGLPQNGLQENHGFIMQRYHFSEGELPEQISFEVLLELETLPHEKSDAPVGEFSDDVNEHQMKEIGSFTFEVKFKKFAEPLVSEFHEQLSIRGQSITLEEMRVYPTGTEVSFAFADENTAWVKGLDLTVEEGESVLKGSQGISAIYKEDYSGMTVFIESNYFDKPQEQELLIRGMRLLAKEEEFITVDLETQAITPAIEGMELKEVSKGERKANLVFATKVMGEEAFGAFAFDYQDEQGNTYTLKNMGTSSSQNSWMETHITVDYPKSGRIILQRVSAPLLTLEEPIRIPLPQR, from the coding sequence ATGACGGAAGATAATCAAGATATGTCCAGGAACAGCCTTAATGGTGGGCAAGGCTGGGAGGCTTTGCTGGCAGAAGCTCATGCTGAACCTGAGGGCTTAGACTTTGTCGAAGAACGGCTGGAAAACAGAATCGGGCTGACTAAGAGGAAAAAGAGAAGAAAGAGAGCAATCTACAGTTCCCTCTCAACAGTTGCCGCGGCACTGGTGTTCATCTTTTTGGTCAATACCAATGCGGCTTTTGCCCACACACTGTCCCGGATTCCCGTGATCGGCCAATTGATTGAGTATATCCAGTTTGATAAGAGTCTGAGCAGAGCCATCGACAATAAATATATCCAGGAGGTCGATCTGACCGCCTGGGATGGGGATAAGCGCTTAGGGCTGCCTTATGTGCTGGCCGATGCCAAGAATTTAGTGCTCTTTTTTCAGCTGCCCGATGATTTTGAGCTGGGGGCTGATCAATGGGCCCATATCCATCTCAAGGAGATGAGGGAGGGCAGGACAGGAGAGAAATTGGAGGGTTTTGCCTATACCACCTCCGGTTTGCCCCAGAATGGTCTGCAAGAGAATCATGGCTTTATCATGCAGCGCTATCACTTTTCGGAGGGTGAGCTTCCTGAACAGATCTCTTTTGAGGTGCTTTTGGAGTTGGAAACCCTCCCCCATGAAAAGAGCGATGCTCCCGTAGGGGAATTCTCAGACGATGTTAATGAGCACCAGATGAAAGAAATAGGGAGCTTTACCTTTGAAGTCAAATTTAAAAAATTTGCTGAGCCCCTTGTATCGGAATTTCATGAGCAGCTCAGCATCCGTGGTCAGAGCATCACTCTGGAAGAGATGAGGGTTTACCCTACAGGAACGGAAGTGTCCTTTGCCTTTGCCGACGAGAATACAGCCTGGGTCAAAGGTTTGGATTTGACTGTAGAAGAAGGGGAAAGCGTGCTGAAAGGCAGTCAGGGGATCAGTGCCATATATAAAGAAGATTACAGCGGCATGACGGTTTTTATCGAATCGAATTATTTTGACAAGCCCCAGGAACAGGAGCTTCTGATTCGGGGCATGCGCTTGCTGGCTAAAGAAGAGGAATTTATTACGGTGGATCTGGAGACACAGGCCATCACCCCGGCGATTGAGGGTATGGAGCTTAAAGAAGTGAGCAAAGGAGAAAGGAAAGCCAATCTGGTGTTTGCCACCAAAGTGATGGGAGAGGAAGCCTTCGGTGCCTTCGCTTTCGATTATCAGGACGAACAGGGGAATACCTATACCCTGAAAAACATGGGCACTTCTTCATCCCAAAATTCCTGGATGGAAACGCACATAACTGTGGACTATCCCAAGTCCGGCCGGATCATCCTGCAAAGAGTGTCGGCCCCGCTGCTTACTTTGGAAGAGCCAATCCGCATCCCCCTTCCTCAACGTTAG